A genomic region of Sander vitreus isolate 19-12246 chromosome 11, sanVit1, whole genome shotgun sequence contains the following coding sequences:
- the slitrk5b gene encoding LOW QUALITY PROTEIN: SLIT and NTRK-like protein 5 (The sequence of the model RefSeq protein was modified relative to this genomic sequence to represent the inferred CDS: deleted 2 bases in 1 codon), protein MTVRTVSSAIICRKMHLWISYFLLSAMSVCTVEMFGSYGEICQRLCACDEREGILTVSCENRGVASISDISPVYFSQYHLLLTGNLLKKLSANDFVEYKGLTILHLGNNEISEVEAGAFNGLQELKRLHLNNNKIDALKEEIFFGLECLEYLQIDYNYIAHVAPNALSRLRHLEVLILNDNLITSLPVNIFQYVPLTHLDLRGNQLKVLPYSGLLEHMNSVVELQLEENPWNCSCELIALKTWLESISYTALVGDVVCEFPFRLHGRDLDEVSKQELCPRRAIAEYEMQPLPHLSTDAYYRTTPTHVTASFTSSGIARSSSRPTKGPHQSRKLKSRPTARIPSNKPQNYGQIISYQTKSPVPLDCPTACTCNLQISDLGLNVNCQERKIEHISDLNPKPYNPKKMYLTGNYIPVVRRSDFIEATGLDLLHLGNNRVSRIHDRTFGDLIHLRRLYLNGNLIDHLKAEMFYGLETLQFLYLEYNVIKEIASDTFQHVPKLQLLFLNNNLLKTLPVGTFNGLTLARLNLRSNHLRYLPVSGVLDQLTALVQVDLFENPWDCYCSILELKMWLEQLSTGTVINNVICGSPKRLAGEDMRYIKTANFCPNNSDILASMIPPSEESFPGSTITIETSLDFDTQYSAIPLSVMILALLFMFIVSVFVAAGLFVVMKKRRQKSQNEHNNSMNACISSLNMEYGLYKKGSIPKVRTSAGHVYEYIPPPTESTCRTSAQTPTESKSADGFRDFDKLSCAFLGNSDEEAASNIISSEYSATTPEPPNKPSSSYQDDQCYYRDVHEPDKHTRYSNTLPCRHAAHSSSQYTSDFDARHQYMHPDRIQQTILYCASPSTVYVEPNRSEYWELKAKLHIDPDYLEVLEKRTTFTQF, encoded by the exons ATGACAGT CAGGACTGTGAGCTCGGCCATCATT TGCAGGAAAATGCATCTTTGgatttcatattttttgctAAGTGCAATGTCGGTGTGCACTGTTGAGATGTTTGGCAGTTATGGAGAAATATGTCAAAGACTTTGTGCCTGTGATGAGAGAGAGGGGATTCTCACAGTGAGCTGTGAAAACAGAGGAGTTGCAAGTATTTCAGACATAAGCCCAGTGTACTTCTCCCAGTATCATCTGCTGCTTACAGGGAATCTTTTGAAAAAGCTATCTGCCAATGATTTTGTTGAGTACAAGGGACTTACAATATTACATCTGGGAAATAATGAGATATCTGAAGTCGAAGCAGGAGCTTTTAATGGACTTCAAGAATTAAAACGATTGCATCTCAACAATAACAAAATTGATGCCTTGAAGGAAGAGATTTTCTTTGGCCTTGAATGTCTGGAATATCTACAAATTGATTACAATTATATCGCTCATGTTGCGCCGAATGCCTTGAGCAGACTTCGACATCTGGAGGTCCTGATTCTAAATGACAACTTAATAACTTCTCTGCCTGTGAACATTTTCCAGTATGTACCATTAACTCATTTGGACTTAAGGGGGAATCAGCTCAAAGTGCTACCCTACTCAGGTCTGCTGGAGCACATGAACAGTGTTGTGGAGTTACAGCTGGAGGAGAACCCATGGAACTGTTCATGTGAGCTGATTGCTCTTAAAACCTGGCTCGAGAGCATATCATACACAGCTTTAGTCGGCGATGTTGTTTGTGAGTTCCCTTTCCGGCTTCACGGGAGAGATCTTGATGAGGTTTCAAAACAGGAGTTGTGCCCGAGGAGAGCCATTGCTGAATACGAGATGCAACCCCTGCCACATTTGAGCACTGATGCATACTATAGGACTACGCCAACTCATGTCACAGCCTCTTTCACCTCATCAGGGATTGCACGGTCCTCATCAAGACCCACTAAGGGACCCCACCAGTCACGCAAATTAAAATCAAGGCCAACTGCTCGCATCCCATCTAATAAACCACAGAATTATGGCCAAATTATTTCATATCAAACCAAATCCCCTGTGCCTTTAGATTGCCCAACTGCCTGTACCTGCAACCTTCAAATTTCAGATCTTGGCCTGAATGTGAACTGCCAGGAGCGAAAGATTGAGCATATCTCTGACTTAAATCCCAAACCTTACAATCCCAAAAAGATGTATTTAACTGGGAATTATATCCCTGTGGTGCGTCGATCAGATTTTATTGAGGCGACTGGATTAGATTTGCTTCATCTGGGTAACAATCGAGTTTCTCGCATACATGACCGAACATTTGGCGATTTGATACACCTAAGAAGACTATACCTTAACGGAAATCTGATTGACCATCTTAAAGCTGAGATGTTTTATGGATTGGAGACCCTACAGTTCTTATATTTAGAATACAACGTCATTAAAGAAATTGCATCTGACACCTTTCAGCATGTACCCAAACTTCAGCTTCTTTTTCTGAACAATAATCTCTTGAAAACCTTACCAGTGGGAACATTTAATGGCCTGACATTAGCCAGACTAAATCTTCGCAGCAACCATCTGCGATATCTGCCTGTCAGCGGCGTGCTAGATCAGCTCACGGCACTGGTGCAAGTCGATTTGTTCGAGAACCCCTGGGATTGCTATTGTAGCATACTGGAGTTGAAGATGTGGCTGGAGCAGCTTAGCACAGGCACAGTTATAAACAATGTCATCTGTGGTTCGCCTAAAAGGCTAGCTGGGGAGGATATGAGATACATTAAGACAGCTAATTTCTGCCCTAATAACTCTGATATACTTGCCTCCATGATCCCACCCTCTGAAGAATCTTTTCCAGGCAGCACTATCACCATAGAAACATCTTTGGACTTTGACACACAATACAGCGCCATTCCTTTGTCTGTGATGATTCTTGCCCTTCTCTTCATGttcattgtgtctgtgtttgtggctGCAGGATTGTTCGTGGTAATGAAAAAGAGACGTCAAAAGAGTCAAAACGAGCACAATAACTCCATGAATGCTTGCATTAGCTCTCTCAACATGGAATATGGCCTTTACAAAAAGGGATCCATTCCCAAAGTCAGAACATCTGCTGGACATGTATATGAGTACATACCACCTCCCACAGAATCCACATGCAGAACTTCTGCCCAAACACCGACGGAGAGCAAATCAGCGGATGGATTTAGAGACTTTGACAAGTTGAGTTGCGCTTTTCTGGGTAACTCGGACGAAGAAGCAGCCAGTAATATAATAAGCTCAGAATACAGTGCCACCACTCCAGAGCCACCTAACAAGCCCTCCAGCTCTTACCAAGATGATCAGTGTTACTACAGAGATGTACATGAGCCTGACAAGCACACACGCTACAGCAATACATTACCATGCAGGCATGCGGCGCATTCGTCGAGTCAGTATACCTCAGACTTTGATGCAAGGCATCAATACATGCACCCAGATAGGATACAACAGACAATACTCTATTGTGCATCACCAAGTACTGTGTATGTGGAGCCCAACAGGAGTGAGTACTGGGAACTGAAAGCAAAGCTTCATATTGATCCAGATTACCTTGAGGTTCTTGAAAAACGAACAACATTTACACAGTTTTAG